From one Streptomyces sp. ICC1 genomic stretch:
- a CDS encoding DNA polymerase IV, whose translation MRAAPTILHLDMDAFYASVEQASKPSLRGKAVIVGGLGPRGVVATASYEARRFGVHSAMPMAQARRLCPNGACLIPRFSLYRAVSDTVMALLRELSPLVEPLSLDEAFVDLEAGGVAFDAPGARAVGQRLRADITAATGLSGSVGLAGSKMLAKVASEEAKPAGLLLIGVGTEREHLAPMSVRTLPGVGPATGEHLRRAGITTVGELAEAGEDELVRMVGRSHGVGLYRMALGLDDRPVVAERDAKSVSVEDTFDVDLHDRVRIRGEVQRLADRCVERLRASGHSGRTIVLKVRRYDFSTLTRSETLRGPTDDPRVVREAAARLLEAVDTTGGVRLLGVGVTGLADYTQEDLFAFALAAEGEDGETGGAGPDGVGGAAGAAETGAVPEAAGTQDAPPPGAAAGAVVGADGTTGTPRGQGAEPGQGQGSDQGQGSDQGQGQGQGGAGSAAEPEAAPGRRWPAGCDVRHAVHGPGWVQGSGVGRVTVRFEQPGSEPGRVRTFLVDDPELEPSDPLPLVGTV comes from the coding sequence GGGCAAGGCGGTCATCGTCGGCGGGCTCGGACCGCGCGGGGTCGTCGCCACCGCCTCGTACGAGGCCAGGCGGTTCGGGGTGCACTCGGCGATGCCGATGGCCCAGGCGCGCCGCCTCTGCCCGAACGGCGCGTGCCTGATCCCGCGCTTCAGCCTGTACCGGGCGGTCAGCGACACGGTCATGGCCCTCCTGCGCGAGCTGTCCCCGCTCGTGGAGCCGCTCAGCCTGGACGAGGCCTTCGTGGACCTGGAGGCCGGCGGCGTCGCCTTCGACGCGCCGGGCGCGCGGGCCGTCGGGCAGCGGCTGCGGGCGGACATCACGGCCGCGACCGGGCTCAGCGGATCGGTGGGGCTGGCCGGATCCAAGATGCTGGCCAAGGTGGCCTCCGAGGAGGCCAAGCCGGCCGGGCTGCTGCTGATCGGGGTCGGCACGGAGCGCGAGCACCTCGCGCCGATGTCGGTGCGGACCCTGCCCGGCGTGGGGCCGGCCACCGGGGAGCACCTGCGGCGGGCCGGGATCACCACGGTGGGGGAGCTGGCGGAGGCCGGCGAGGACGAGCTGGTCCGGATGGTGGGGCGCTCGCACGGCGTCGGGCTGTACCGGATGGCCCTGGGGCTGGACGACCGGCCGGTGGTCGCCGAGCGCGACGCGAAATCCGTGTCGGTCGAGGACACCTTCGATGTGGACCTGCACGACCGGGTGCGGATCAGGGGCGAGGTGCAGCGGCTCGCGGACCGGTGCGTGGAGCGGCTGCGGGCCTCCGGGCACTCGGGGCGGACCATCGTGCTCAAGGTGCGGCGCTACGACTTCTCCACGCTCACCCGCTCCGAGACCCTGCGGGGGCCGACGGACGACCCGAGGGTGGTCCGGGAGGCGGCCGCGCGGCTGCTGGAGGCGGTGGACACCACGGGCGGGGTCCGGCTGCTGGGAGTGGGCGTGACGGGGCTGGCGGACTACACGCAGGAGGACCTCTTCGCCTTCGCGCTGGCCGCCGAGGGGGAGGACGGGGAAACCGGGGGCGCTGGGCCGGACGGGGTCGGTGGGGCCGCTGGGGCCGCCGAGACGGGTGCGGTGCCCGAGGCCGCCGGAACGCAAGACGCGCCGCCGCCCGGCGCGGCCGCGGGGGCGGTCGTGGGGGCGGACGGGACGACAGGGACCCCCCGGGGTCAGGGCGCGGAGCCGGGCCAGGGCCAGGGCTCAGACCAGGGCCAGGGCTCAGACCAGGGCCAGGGCCAGGGTCAGGGCGGCGCGGGGTCCGCGGCCGAGCCCGAGGCCGCTCCCGGGCGGCGCTGGCCGGCCGGCTGCGACGTCCGGCACGCGGTGCACGGACCCGGGTGGGTCCAGGGCAGCGGAGTCGGGCGGGTGACCGTACGGTTCGAACAGCCCGGGTCCGAGCCGGGCCGGGTGCGGACGTTCCTGGTGGACGACCCCGAACTGGAGCCGTCCGATCCGCTGCCGCTGGTGGGTACGGTCTAG